Proteins encoded in a region of the Mucilaginibacter sabulilitoris genome:
- a CDS encoding tyrosine-protein phosphatase, with the protein MFGLFKRKPEKKHANFNYESIMVDMHSHVLPGIDDGAKTPQDSIVLIRKMMELGIKKIIATPHVMIDFYRNTPETINNALEILKAELVKENIDIPVEAAAEHYFDETFEARVNDGKLITMGDNYALFEFSFINQPPNAISVIQTMNDMGYKPILAHPERYPYMDIDQFKNLHNWGCNFQLNTISLTGYYGKEAKRLAESLIDNQLIDFISSDMHHPKHAAAFGDALRTIYIEKLLFDYPLKNTLLF; encoded by the coding sequence ATGTTTGGGTTATTTAAAAGGAAACCGGAAAAGAAACACGCGAACTTCAACTATGAATCCATCATGGTTGATATGCACTCGCATGTATTACCCGGTATTGATGATGGCGCCAAAACCCCACAGGACTCTATTGTGCTGATACGTAAAATGATGGAGCTTGGGATAAAAAAAATCATTGCTACCCCACACGTCATGATCGACTTTTATCGCAATACTCCTGAAACTATCAATAACGCGCTTGAAATATTAAAAGCCGAACTGGTAAAGGAAAATATAGATATACCTGTTGAAGCCGCCGCTGAGCATTATTTTGATGAAACCTTTGAAGCCCGGGTAAACGATGGTAAATTAATTACCATGGGTGATAACTATGCACTGTTTGAATTTTCATTTATTAATCAGCCGCCAAACGCCATATCTGTTATACAAACAATGAACGATATGGGGTATAAACCAATCCTGGCCCATCCGGAAAGATATCCTTACATGGATATTGATCAATTTAAAAATCTGCACAACTGGGGTTGTAATTTTCAGCTTAATACCATTTCATTAACCGGATATTATGGCAAAGAAGCAAAACGGCTTGCTGAAAGCCTGATTGATAATCAGCTGATTGATTTTATATCAAGCGATATGCATCATCCCAAACATGCGGCAGCATTTGGCGACGCGTTGCGCACAATCTATATTGAAAAGCTTCTTTTTGATTATCCTTTGAAAAATACTTTATTGTTTTAG
- a CDS encoding ABC transporter permease: MPVKTSYKENISIALQSIAGNRLRTSLTSLIIAIGIMALVGILTAIEGIRQFTNDAFADLGANSFTIQNRGEGLNFGNGGNHKAYPPVTYGQAERFKKTFKLPVLTAINLDVTGTAVAKYGNQKTNPNISISGSNENYLATTGKKLSFGRNFSSSELEHGANVVIIGDEIKSKLFKNEDPVNKSLFIGDNKYRIVGVFASKGSSSFGGDKFCVIPVLKAKQIDTVKNLSYTITIKVGGPGALDATIGEATSLFRNVRGLNIANEDNFEITRSDSIQQELSSQLLGITIAGFAVGIITLIGAAIGLMNIMLVSVTERTREIGVRKAIGATPAVIRKQFLIEAIVICLIGGAAGMILGMAAGNLIAVQISGTFVVPWGWLIFAVLLCTFIGLISGYYPAKKAAKLDPVEALRYE, encoded by the coding sequence ATGCCGGTTAAAACTTCTTACAAAGAAAACATTTCAATAGCGTTACAATCAATAGCCGGCAACAGGCTCAGAACATCGCTGACTTCATTAATTATCGCCATTGGTATTATGGCCCTTGTTGGCATATTAACAGCTATTGAGGGAATACGCCAGTTTACAAATGATGCTTTTGCCGATCTGGGTGCCAATTCATTCACCATCCAAAATCGAGGCGAAGGTTTGAATTTTGGCAACGGTGGAAACCATAAAGCTTATCCTCCTGTGACTTATGGCCAGGCCGAACGCTTTAAAAAAACCTTTAAATTACCTGTTTTAACAGCTATAAATTTAGATGTTACGGGTACCGCGGTGGCTAAATACGGTAATCAAAAAACAAACCCTAATATTTCTATTTCAGGTTCAAACGAAAATTATCTGGCTACCACCGGTAAAAAGCTATCTTTTGGCCGTAACTTTTCGTCGTCCGAGCTAGAACATGGAGCCAACGTGGTTATTATAGGTGATGAAATAAAATCGAAGCTTTTCAAAAATGAAGATCCTGTTAATAAATCGCTTTTTATCGGCGATAATAAATACCGCATAGTTGGTGTATTTGCTTCAAAAGGATCAAGCTCTTTCGGCGGCGACAAATTTTGTGTTATACCTGTACTTAAAGCTAAGCAGATAGATACGGTAAAAAACCTATCCTATACCATCACTATCAAGGTAGGCGGCCCCGGCGCTTTGGACGCCACTATAGGTGAGGCAACATCATTGTTCAGAAATGTTCGAGGGCTGAATATCGCTAATGAAGATAATTTTGAAATAACACGGAGCGACTCTATACAACAAGAGCTTTCAAGTCAGTTACTGGGTATTACCATAGCGGGTTTCGCGGTAGGTATTATTACCTTAATTGGTGCTGCAATAGGGCTTATGAATATTATGCTGGTATCTGTTACTGAGCGTACACGCGAAATAGGGGTACGGAAGGCAATAGGCGCCACACCTGCGGTTATACGTAAGCAGTTTTTAATTGAAGCTATTGTGATATGTCTCATAGGCGGTGCCGCAGGTATGATATTGGGTATGGCAGCAGGAAACCTTATTGCAGTTCAAATTAGCGGAACGTTTGTAGTACCGTGGGGCTGGCTTATTTTCGCGGTGTTGCTATGTACTTTTATTGGTCTTATATCCGGGTATTATCCTGCTAAAAAAGCCGCGAAACTTGATCCGGTTGAGGCATTAAGATATGAATAG
- a CDS encoding HesB/IscA family protein, whose amino-acid sequence MSTAVEIAPVSFTPGAVKELFKLRDQQEIGDDFGLRVGVEGGGCSGMNYILGFDQKKDGDQEYDIDGIRVFMHKAHGLYLVGMQIDFQDGLNARGFTFNNPNAASTCGCGTSFSV is encoded by the coding sequence ATGAGTACTGCTGTTGAAATTGCGCCGGTATCCTTTACCCCTGGAGCCGTTAAGGAACTTTTTAAATTGAGAGATCAGCAAGAAATAGGTGATGACTTTGGCTTGCGTGTTGGTGTTGAAGGTGGTGGCTGCTCGGGCATGAACTACATTTTAGGTTTTGACCAGAAAAAAGACGGCGACCAGGAATATGACATTGACGGAATAAGGGTATTTATGCATAAGGCTCACGGTTTATACCTTGTAGGGATGCAAATAGATTTTCAGGATGGATTAAATGCGCGTGGGTTTACTTTTAACAACCCTAACGCCGCCAGTACTTGTGGTTGTGGAACTTCGTTCTCGGTATAA
- a CDS encoding DUF7935 family protein — protein MQTLPYLLDILKYTIAGIGIVWVALYLFKPYLERAQQVQLLELKKTISNQTLPLRLQAYERVVLFIERVSPANMLIRLNASSMSAAELQLMVINEIRNEFQHNITQQIYVSARVWNVVKRVKDDTLNLISNAVKALPEGASGMELSKTILIHLSQLEQDPYEIATGLVRQDMEELF, from the coding sequence ATGCAAACGCTGCCTTATTTACTTGATATTTTAAAATACACCATTGCCGGCATAGGCATTGTTTGGGTAGCACTGTATTTATTTAAGCCATATCTTGAACGGGCTCAACAGGTTCAACTACTCGAGCTAAAAAAAACCATCAGCAATCAAACCCTGCCTTTACGCTTACAGGCCTATGAGCGGGTAGTGTTATTTATTGAAAGGGTTAGCCCGGCTAATATGCTTATCCGCCTCAATGCTTCATCAATGTCGGCAGCCGAACTGCAGCTGATGGTCATTAACGAAATACGCAACGAGTTCCAGCACAATATTACACAGCAAATATATGTAAGTGCACGTGTTTGGAATGTAGTTAAACGGGTAAAGGATGACACGCTAAACTTGATAAGTAACGCCGTGAAGGCGTTGCCCGAGGGCGCATCGGGTATGGAGTTGAGCAAAACCATACTGATTCATTTAAGTCAGCTGGAGCAGGATCCGTATGAAATAGCAACCGGCCTGGTTAGGCAGGATATGGAAGAATTATTTTAA